The DNA window TCCAGTGCTCGCGACGAGTCCAATCCCGTGAACAACAAGCTTATCAACGTGATAAGTCTGAGGGAAGAAGCCGACATTTTTGTCAGCGGGTATGATTATGCATACTATTAAATAGTTATTCTACTAAACTCCTACGTCACTTTACAGGGTGCAGAAGAACGATCCCATTGTTCTTACAGGGTCTCCATACACAGCGGAGGTTGTCAACTACTACGAGGTCAAGAGCCACGGTCCCAGTACTTTAAGAAATTTGACTGTGTCCCTCTATATTCCCGTGGCCTACCAGCAGTCTGGTTCCACAAATGTTATAAGTATCGTTACGTCCACCCCGAAGATACAGTCCAAGTACTACGATGAACTGCCTATGAAACTCTACTATCAAAATGACGCAATGATCAGGAACATCGCCAAATACCATGAGCAAAGTACTCTGTTCCCCTCCACGGCCCCACAAAATGAGAGTGCCGAGTATCTCGGAGGAAATGTGGATCAAAACTCGAGCATATCGCTGTTGAACGAGAATCTGCCGGTGAATAACACCCTTGTGTTAGACTGCCAGGATTACAACGTCACGATATGCGTCCAGGTGGAAATGCGACTCGAAAGCGGGCTACAACTTAAGCCGGAAGAGCTATCGAACCTGACTGTAAGCTTTATCGTGGATCTCAAGGACGCAGAGGATATCTGGGAGTACTTCGTCATTAAGACCGACTTAAAGGTGTGTAAGATAGGCGATCCCACTTTAAGTTCATTTACCGTGCAAAAGAAGATCCAATCGAACGTTATAAGCAAACATCCTGAAGTTGCCATTTGGAAAATCATTGTGTCCGTGATCGTTGGCATTTTGGTGCTTTCGGCCACAACATATGTCCTTTACAAGGTTCGTATCCATTCGTCTCAGATTTATTTCAGCTCCAAACTGACTTAATTGATTTACTTTATAGCGCGGATTCTTTAAGCGAGCCATCAAAAACGAACTAACACAGTTAATTCGAGATAGTTTTGAGGACGCGATTATAAAGACAGAGGCACAGGAGGATGCTGAGTGTGCGCAGAGTTGGATGaaaatgcaagaaaattaTGAATGAAATAAAGTGGTAATCTTCTCAATTATTCTTCTCAGTTAATGAGGTGAATTtccaattttaaattgttaataatttatttcaataaaaataacgtACAATTCTTAACATAAATAGGTacaatcataaatattttattaaaatgcattgTTATTCTTAATccttgaaaatatttaaaaatctaaTCTAAATTACTAGCACACACTGGCCAAACATGAACAATTTTAGCGATCTTTTAACATACCTATAACATTTAGTCTATGTATATACAATAATATCTATGCCGCCGAAAAAGGCAGttgcacacaaaacacacgaATTTCCCCCAGATAAGCAAGTAAAATGTACTATCTAAGAAGACGTTATACTCGTACACATATGATAACACACATTGCCAAACAGTACATATCGTAGTGAGCCTCGTAGACTACAAAATGTAACTTCGACAGGGACAGGTATAAGTACATATGCTGCGATAGGTTTCTAATTGAGCTGAGGTAAGTGCTCATGATAGGCTTGGATAAAGTAGAGTGGTTGCATTTAGATATGTCTGTGTAAAAGTTGCTTGCAACGTTGCAATATGTATGGCTGACTACACCTAGGAGTTTGTAAAAGTACCGAGTATGTGAATATGTGCACCGCATAAATCAGGCGTTTCaatatgcatatttttggtGGTACCTATTGTATTGACATCGAACGAAAACAGATATTCTATGCGTCTGCCCTTATAGTGTACAATAACAATGAGGCtttctaaataaatacttGTATAAAAATACAGAGAATTTGTGAACTATGTATTGTCAAAATCATTAACACGTACTTAACTGGCGAACCCTcgaataaatatgcataatcTCTGATATCTGTTTCCCAGATCCCAACGCTAGTTCATCAACTTATTTATCACCCACTCCTATGACTAGTTTCCCCATTGAGCACAGTGTGTGACACACACGTTTCATTGGCCTAGACCTTCCACTTTGCTAACACATTGTCTCGTTGAACGGCGGATCCTTTTCCGATTCGGTGCTGCTCTTGATGTTCGACGATAGTTTGGCGATCTCGTCCTGCACCAGGTGGGTGCTGATCTGGGGTATGGATAGCGCCGGATTGCTGCTCTTGGCTGACGAGCCGACGGACTCGTCCGTGCTGGAGCTGCTCTCCTTCAGCACATTCATGCCCAGCTTGCTCGCAAAGGGCTGCGGCTTGAGCGTGGAAATCAGTTTGGCCTGACCAGCCTGGGCCGCCTCCGGTGTCTGAGGCACTGCCTCGGCGGACGGCTGAGACGGCTTGCCCTGGTCGACGCTAAACTGTTTCTTTAGCAGCATCGGACGCACTGGCGGTGCCGGCGCTGCCTGCATCGTCACTGGCCCCGAGGAGCTAAGATCCAGCGAACTAGAGCTCTCCTCTCGCAAACGCCTGCCATCGGCAGCGCCTACCGAGGCGGTACGGATGGGCTGGTAACGCGCCGTGGCAGTGCCGCCCACAGCGCCAACGCTAATGCTAATTCCCGTCGCCGAGTGCGAGTCGCCGGCGTCCAACGAGGGCTCCGCCGTCAGCGAGGGTGTGTCCACATTATAGGAGCCCGTCAGCGAAGTGTTTGTCTCGTTGGAGCTCTGCTTGATAAAGCGGTACGGATGCGCCGAGTAGTCCGTTTCCGTGCTGGAGTTCTTCTGCAGACTCTCACTGGACTTCTTGAACAGCCGACCCTCGTACGGCGGATTAAGGAAGTCACTGGTGGCCCGTGTGGGCACCAACGGTGAGGGATACGTTTGCTGCTCCATCGAGGAGTTGCGCTGCCAGGGGCGCTCGTTCTTCAATTGAAAGCCGCTCGAGATACCGGCCATGGCACCGCAGCTACCGGCCCCGCTGGTATCGCTACTATCGCCTCCGCCGGCACCGCCACCTCCGCCACCGCCCATCAGGTCACCATCTACCGAGGGCTTCGAAGGTGACAGCTCCACGGCGGTCTCTCGGCGCAGCGGGTAGCGATGGCTGTAGTCTATGGATACGCCAATCTGTGGAGGATTACGTTCGTGAGTATTTGATAGAGAGTTATAGATAGACCACATTACCTCGAATCCCTGGGCGCTGGCATCAATTGAGCCGCGGGACTCGATCAGTCCCTCTAGAATCATGTAGTCGTTCTCTTCGCACTCCTTCAGATGCTTCTTCTCCAGCAAAGCCGCAGCTTCAGCCCGCGACATTTCTGTTTTGGGCCGGTCCAAAGAAGCTGTCATTTAAATGGGGTAAAACAAGCGTGAGTTGGgttgcaaattcaataaaaaatcGTGTGTGATGGCATTCATTTCGCTTTGGTGGCGGCGGAAGCAAGGCAATGATACGGGTATTGCGCATTCACCCGGTTAGTTACACACTTTGCTCACGGTTGTTGAAACGCCTCGATGGTAAGCAAAAAACGGGTGACTAGGGCTCATTCGGATTCATTGGATAACCTTGTGCTCCTCGCGGCTTTTGGGCCTGGCTTACCTTTGTTACTTGGCAGGGATACCGTGGGCGATGCAATCATGTGGCAGACGCTCTCCAGCTCGTCCGTGATCGAGGTGTACTCGCTGTGCAGTTTCAGCAAGATATTTCTGGAGGGTTTCGCATGCAATACTGATTTACCTAGAGTTCGGAGTTCGTGGTTAGGTTCAAAGAAAAGATGTGTGCGAgagaacaaacaaaataaaaacttcaTTCGGTTATGGTTAAAGTGCtaatttgttggccaaatcgGTTTGCTggattggtttggtttggtttggattGGTTTTCGtctaattttttttggattaGGTGGAATGGAGTGACGGGTTTAGTAGCCTGAATTTTGAGCGCAGATCAGAGGCTGGCACGGTTTCCATCCTTCGATGGTTGCTTACCCGGATGTGCGGATCCCTGGCCCACGGGCGTATCCTTGTCGCTGTCCGGTTCCGATTGTGTGAGGCTCATCTGGCGGCGGGACAACGAGGCCAGCTGGTTGAGGCTGATGTGCGACCGGTTTATGTCCGCCCCGGTTAAGGAGTACGTTTCCGAGTTGCGGCGACACAGGGATACCGTGCGCTGTCGCAGTGCTCGATGTCTGGCAGCTGTTTGCGATAAAAAGATACTTTTATACTCATTCCATACTTATAAGACCTTCTTGGGGATAGAGAACAGCGAACAGGACACATTGCAGTGAAGGCTGTGCGATTAGGACATTACCCTCAAAGTTGATGTCTGGCGTCGCATCATCAGAGTTGTCGCCTCCGACGAGCGTCTggtcgtcgtcgttgttgcCCATGGGCGTCAGAGTGTCCTTGCTCTCCGTGCTGGCATCCGTATCCTGGCGCACCGTCACGTACGGAGTCCGTTTAACCGTCTCACAGGTCGATGGACGCTGCGACACCGGAATGTAGATGTCCGAGTCCACCTCCGACTGCATCGACGCCTTGCGGACCACCTGCTCGTTGAGGGCCTCACGTGACTTGACCACTTCGTCCGGTTCCTCCGGCAGAGGCACCACCTCAAAGTGCGTGCCCTCGTCGAAGATGTAGGCATCAGGACGGACCTCGGTCAGCGAACGGTTAAAGCGGCGCCGGGTTGTGACCTGGATACATTCAACACAAGTGtgtgcacagaaagaaaaaaatagtATGTCATCGgttcaataatttatttcacataaaacattttctaacataaaatttcaaagtataaataacaaataaatagaGACAAACTAATTTGAATCATACTAATAATTGCTAGCGgtcacaaaaattaaaagattcTGGATATAAAAGAGAGCCCACAAAACGTATAATAAATGTGATGTCAAAGAGCCTGGGGGCTAAAGCATATTCGAAGCAATCTATTTATTGGATCGAAGAATATCAAGTTCAGAATGACATTTTCTGTCCCAGTGTGCTTGGTATTGCTGCGATATGTAATTCAAACGCACCTGGAGCGAATTCAAATTCAGACCGGCACCCAGACCAAGTGGAACGATGgctcctccaccaccaccaccaccaccaccactgccaCCGCCAGCACCATTTCCTCCGCCGCCGACGCCACCGCCCTCCGTGTCCGAAATGGAGATGGTGCGCATGCGCTGCATCTCTCCGGGAATGTTAATCGTCGAGCCGCGCAAATCATCCGCACCAGCCGTGTGTGTCGACATGAAGCGATGTATGACGGCCAAATGCGAGAGTATCTGCTCCGAGGATTCCTCCATCTTTCGCAATCGGAACTCGATGTTCTGCAAAAGACACATGAAAAGTGGTAAGAAATCGAATTTAATTTCCACAGCATATTCAGCGTATATGCATGATAGTTGTTGGAAAAGCTGCAACGGCTGCAGTAAATGGTCATTCGGACGTGTCcaattttcaattcaaatgTAAAATCGTGCTGTCAGAACCCATGTTACTTCGGATAACACGAATCACActggaaatttgcataaaaatgcaaacacaGCATTGGGATAAATGTCGAAGCAGGTGGGATGATGGTGGGTACTGATGTCTACGCACCTGAACGGTGGCCGTTTGAATGTTTTCCTTCTGATTGATGTCCTCGATTTTCTGAGACATGGTCTCCACTCGCTCCGTGGTGTTCTTCACCCGCTCGTCCGTCGACTGATTAAGGATGATTTCCTGTTCGTGAAAGAAGCCCTCGACGCACTCCTCCTCGAAGTCGTACAGCCGCTCCAGGTCGTCCTTTTCCAGGAACAGTTTGAGACCATTGTCCCGCTGCACCTCCAATCCTGCGGATTGCCGATCAAGTGGACACATGTTACATGGCGAGTCAGGGCATAAAAGTACGGGCGAAAACCAAGAAtgaacaataacaacagcgcCCGGGGCAATGGGAGTGCACAATGGAATCGAAATGGAAAGTGTGGCAAATCGTTTCGCCATAACCCAATTAGGAggtgttgttattgttgtcgcCAAGTGGCAAGGTTGATTTCAATACAAAAGAGCaggtggcgtatacgtaatgcagTTAGTTACAGAAGCACACACAGTCGACACAGTTGGGGCAGGCACGCAGGGAGAAAAGTTAGATATTTGTACATTATTGCTGCTCGGCTGACAATGCCACAGACACGATTGACTCACAGGGAACAAAGCTAAACTTGCTCATCCCGGGCTCACCTTTCGCCTTCCGCACACAGTACTTGAGCAGCGAGTAGAAGTGGCACAGCGCGATGAAGGGCGGCGGCAGGACGGGCTTCTGCTGGTACTCCATCACCACAGTGAATCGCTGGAACATCCACACCTAAAGGCACAAATCATACCaaattatgaatatattttacgaGTAAATATGTGGCCATTTATGGCATATCagcataaaatgtaaattgtaaaGCATCAAACCTCATGGATTCGATCACAACACTCACCTGATGCGAAACCGAGTTGACCTCGTTGAAGATATTGTTGAATACGGCGATGAGCAAATTTATCAGCAGAATATTGGCAATCAAGAGGTACATGGACATGGTTATCGGCGTTACCCAATGGCCTGTAATCCAATTAGTTGGTGTGTTGGTGTTAAAAGTGCGGCATCAATACTCGCATGTATTCAGTGGCCGCCATCTGGATTCGGGGGCCACATACTCACCAGTGACGCAGCCCGGCTGGCTGGGATCCTCGCCGCAGGGAGGGTCGATATCGCCGGCGAACACCTCTCCGTACAGCATGAAGTAGGGCTGGAAGATGACCTGGAGAACGATAAATTAAAATGACCATTAAAGCGCCATCTGTTGGAGCCGGGGGGCATCGCCATCGAGACATGAGACATGGGCGGGCGTAATTCAATTTGCGCCAGTCGCCCAACATAAATGCAAGTTATACACATTGAAACacagtttggttatttttagcCATCACCTGACGATATTTGTGTGggggggttggggttggggttggtgttggtgttggggTTTTGGGGGTGGGCtggtgtctgtgtgtttgggATGCAagttatttgatttttaattttctggGACTTTTCATTCGAAATTGGAAACAGCATGctaaatatttacacatcGATGTCTCCCCATCTCATTTGCATATAACAGCTGGATTAATGCAAATGCTCTTTGATTAAAACTCTAATATTTGCCTTATAACTATCATCACTTATTCATTGCTGACCTAGGGCTAATATTTGCATTACACTGCTGCAGGCGGCTTAAATTATTTAGCAtgcaaaactgaaaaatggAATTAAATCAACGTTGAAGATGTCGAGCAGAAAAACAcgaaatttaaagaaaaatcaGAGGGGTGAGGGCTtgttataaatattcataagCGAAAACAGAGTACACACATTTACCTTAAAGAGGCACAGAGCTGGTCTAAATACTAGTTTGTACATCATGCAGAATTGAAAATACGGATTGAAATTAATGCATTGGACCGGAAAGAAGGAGTGGAGTCTCGGCTCGCCGAACCTGGCCAAACCCTTGCAAATTCAACACGGATTAGGTTTGACAGTCTTAAGTGGCAGATTCCAAACGGACTTAACAGTTTCCTTTGCAAGAGTCGAAAAGGAAAAGGTGGGGATGCGAGATTTCGGAGCAGAAGTAGGCTTTGGGGATCAAGAGACAGAGGAGAGAGCAAAAGATACACAGGTAcgagtatacgagtataaaCATTTTGGGGACACAGTCGAACTTCCAACGGAGTTAAAAGTAGATAAAAACGGGGTCCACATAAAACTCAGGTTGAAATAGAATACTTGGCACACATTGATCTCCATCAAGACACAACATCAACTATAGACCACACCAATATGCAGCAGATATATCtgagtattattattattatatttttttttttttaatttattttggcagACGCATCTAGGGCATTCTACAGTCGGCTCTCTATATAGCAAACCAAGTTCATCAATCACAAATGGCGTTACATTTGTCAAGTTGCCGCTCGTCAAATTCGAATGCTCATTGTGGGTGGGCGGAGTTGCAGATGTTGCCGCCGGAACTGTGGAGCTGGAACCGGTGGTGGAGCTGGCTGCAGTGGTGGTCACTGGTGGAGCACCCATTGTATGATAGCCACGATGATAGCTGGAACGGGTATTGTGCCCCAGGGCACCTAGAAATCCGGGCGCCGTTATGGAGCCGGCAATAACCTGGcattttggcaattttcaAGAACATTTAACGGGCGATTTATGCGATTAATGCGATTAATGCGATTTATATGACAAAGATGGTTAGTGAAGGCAATAAAGTGATAGATTTGAGTTCGAAATGTGGCGGACAAATGACAGAATGacagaaagaaagaaagaagagTATAATACGAGACAGTCAATTTGAGCGTCATTTGTTCGGTGATTTTGATTAAATTCTAGTTAGTCAACTACTTAATGTAAAGTGGATTGAATGGAGCACCAATCGACAAAACTACTCGTACGTAAAAATGATTTGCTTGCACCACTACTGAGGAACGCAGGCCAAAAACTTGCTTTGCTTGCTATTAAGTAAATGTATGTACTCCGCATCGTtaggtatgtatatatttaaagttaaaGCTGCAATTGAAATCGTCGAAAGGACACACTCGCTTTcactgtgtgtgagtgtgtcgGTTTGTGTTAATGAGGCTGACATACGCACATACACTCAAATCGGGGGATTAGTTTATTTACAGAAAGTCGACAGGACATATGTGTAGCATACAGCGGTATATATATAGCTTACCTCCTTGATGAGACTCCAGGTGGGTTGTTTGTCGGGGAAGAGAATCGCTTGTCTGCTGACACCAAAGCTCATCAACACAACCGCCAATAGGACCACGAAGTAAATCATGTTTTTCACCATTTTGCCCATCATAGTGACCAGTGGtcctgaaatattttataatataaaagcTACTTCTCCGCTTTCTTTATTGAAtggctttttttttacaagGAATATAACAATGCAAACTAAGTACTAAAGGGTCAATTGTAATGGTGTTCGGTAGAGATTTATATACCTCATATGTACGCCTTATTTATTGGCTTAATTTAGCTTACGGAACTAAAGACTCACCCAGATATTTATTCACGCCAAGAATGTTCAGTATTCGCAGGTACCAGTATATGCTGTCCACACAGTAGATAACTCGTCCAATATCCATCGTATTCGGCCGGAATCGAAATGCCAAACCGATGACAAAGAGTATAATGGCTGCTCCGTCGCACGGATTCCACAtattccacgcccacaccgaGAACTTATGCCTGCTCGCCGAATTCGAATTAATGGCGCCCAACGAGGAATCGTTAATTCAAGCGTAAGAGGCACATATTGAAGACATAAAGTAATGGAAATTCGCACAACTGTGAAATACGCCCAGCTTCATTTGCACTCATCGCCAGATGCAATTAAACACAAATGATTGAGGTGTGCGGGTATAGGGGTCTACTTACGTAATGGCCACCGGTTCGGAGGATATTATTTCGCGCACCTTTTCGAAGCCCAGCGTTGTGATATATGCTATCGAGTACCACTCCTGCCAACGCGGCATATTCTCCATCTTCACCAGCACAGTGAAGGAGAACATTATGAGAAAGAACATATAGGCAATCTGCAATGGAAAACGGAGGGTTTAGAAACTGAGAAATTGGCCATGAAAATTGGTTGAAAGCTACAATAGCTATGATATACCTATCTCCAGAAAAAAATACCTACTCGATTGAGTCGAATATGAAAATTATAACTATGatcaaaaactatttatatacatatactacCTTTCGCCCAGTGCACTTGCATCGGAAATGAATCCAGCAAGCTCGATAGTAATTTCCGCCACTTACCGAATCCGCCCAGAACTTGGTGATGGGTGCCGTGTAGAACTCGTAGAACTTCTTTTTCAGGCGCAGCGGCTGGTGCTGTTTCACCTCATTGTACTCGGAAAGATTGAAGAACTCTCGAAATTGGGCGGGATCTGAGTCGGTGAGTGAGACCTGTGGGGAAATGACGACGGTATTAGTGGGCCAGCAGGGGCGAAAGTGAAGGCCGAGTGGCGCTTGATAGTTTTCGGACTTAATTAAATCATCAATGTGCAGTGAACATTCAAAGAGAGCCACGTGGGGATATATTACATTGGGGAATTGGGTATACGCCCCGTTGAATCGGCGTGTCAAATGTGATTTAGTTGGCTGTCTAATTAATTTGCTGGTGTTTTAGGCTCGATTTGCTATTGCTATTTATACGCGTGTTTAGTTTCCAGACACAACATGCAGAACAAATTAATGAAGTTAAGCATTATgcaaatcaaaatgttttaGCCGCAGGGTGTTCGAAATGTGCTGACAAAAAGTAGCATAGAGCAACTGTACTACTGAGGTAAATCGAGAAGGATTTAATAAAAGGTGTACTGTTGAATTCACACATTTTCTACGCATACATTTTCGCAAATGAAGCTACGAAATGCGCATTCCAAAAGGGAATAATATGAGGCAAAACTACTAAAGCCAGTTACAGAAATGccattgaaatgaaaatatctTGTGGAAGTGGGAGTAAATTATATCCGGGTTCAACTAACTTTGGAGGGCTGTTCTTCCGCTCCAGCAGTGAGATTAACCTGTAAAATTGATACGATACAAGTACTAGGACATTAGAATGGCGTGTGCGGTTTTCAATTGCAAAAATATCCATCCCTATGCAGATGGGTGTCtgagtacgagtacgagtataaCTGATGTGCTGACTGGGTGATACCATAATGTCATATGTAGAGTTTTCAGGTGTCTTTGTCTAGGAATCGAGCTACAATAACCAAaggggaaataaaaataaacaaagggGAACggcatttctttttctgttcTGTGCTGTCACTTTAAGTTTACAAAATGTTATGGTCGAGCAAAATGGCAGTCTTATCGCATTCTGAGTCGAACATTTCGATGGAAAAATACGAGTAGGTGGTGTATGAAGAGCTGGTTTGTGTTGGTTGTTTCATTGGTTGGTTGATTggttggttttgtttgtttgtttggttgtttTGTGGAGCTACTcactttgccattttcgtGTACTTTTGTATCGCGCACTGAGTAAGAATCCGCCAATAGAGCCTGCAACGGTTCACGCACATTTTTCGCATTTATCAGATATGTAATCACTCTTTAGTTTTACTTTCTAAAGGGTTTTGAGCGGTGATCTTTGGACATAGTACTTTAGTTCAGATGAAGAAGTGGTTGTGTGGAGGTGTGTGTTTTAGGTACAGGTTTCCATAATGATTTGTGGTGCAGGAAAGATTTTAAGTTGAAAGTATTGCAAATACTTCATCACACATACGTAGGCATTCCACAGATATGTACATGGGGGCGAACAAACTACtattaaatacatttcctCTTGCACTCAATGgactttaatttgatttggtGATTAACAGATTAACCCCTTCCAATAGAAAAGTGGGTGGCGATGGAGCCTGAGCTTGTGCAGTGCCCCAGTAACtgaaaaacaatatttgcaCAAGTGCCTTGCCTCCTCTCGAGTCATTCAGTGAGTAGTTTGACATAGACCTGATGGCATTTGATGTGGTTTTGTTGGCAACGAATGCTGGGGGATAATGCTTAGAGTGGGGTTTGTGCCGAGATTATTACTTAATTTAACTTTAAGCCAGCTCTTGGCTGTTGCCAATGAATGTCATTACGCTGCTAATGGATATTCGCACTTAATTCGAACTAAAGAGgactttaaaattttatggGAAGCATTAGAGGCAAAAGCTACTCGAATGTAACGAGGGCGGGCAATATTCGGTAACTTACATCTGTTGAATTCGAGACACTCTTAAAGGAGGGCGAGCTGTTTTCAGCTGGTATAAGCTTGCACTTTGGGAAAATACACATTCAAATGATGGTTAGTGGtgaacaaaaaattacattaaaaactGGGCGAAAtgtaatgaattttaaatgagTTCCCAATTTTTAGTGGCCACATTTCAGGGCTGTGAGTTGTACTAAACTATCGAAGGAGATGAAAAGAGCACGTGTTTGTGCTCCCGATTGATTGGGCTGttctataaataatatagTAAATCAACATAATCAATAAAACACATTATTCGAAAGCCCCTTAGAAGAAAATTcgttaatttcaaaaataactGGAGCAGAAAAAGTGTAGCAACTCCTGCACCAAAAccaaatattgatttttcttgtttttgtctTCTCAGGAGTGCCTCAGAAATATTTATTCCTTTGAAATCCCTTTCAATGGCACCAAAGAGTATCTTCTAGTAAAAATAATCTTGGCAAAAATTCTGACGATGATGTACACTTTAAAAACGTTGTATTGTGCAAGGGAATTATATAGCTTATGTGGTCTTCCTGCACGTCgcttttaaaatttaaattcataaaaacaTGTATACCAAATTACGATACAGATCAAAGAACAAGTATGTATGAATCGAGTAGTGTAGACAGATAGTTCGGTTTCGAAAGcaaacaaagtaaataaagtATAGTTTTGTGATTTGCCAACCAGAACATATACAAAGATACAGAGATACAGAGATAGAGAGATAGAGTCAGAAACAGAGCAGAGACAGCAAAGAGAACATATACATGTGTGTATGCATATAGATATAGACGACTTGAACACCAAAGAAACGGAAGTCAAGTATTTGGCATAGATCTGATTGATTGTTACTACCTTGTCGCGATTATTAGCACCCGCGCCCATGCTATATCTCAAGGAAATGGATCTTTTGGCTTTTAAAAGGGCGCTCTATAAACAGACAGATTTGAATTTAGGATTGATGAACAGCAGAGCGATAATTTGGTCAGTGGTTAATGGTAAACGTTAGACGTAAGGTTAGTAGATAAAATTGAATACTGAAATTGAAACTAAACGCTGACGCTGAAAACGAATAAGGCACACATTTAGGACTGGCACATATAGACAACGaaaccaaattaaattgaatgtTAGTAAGAAATGAacaaaataactttaaattacTGAAAACACAAAGCCAAATACCTCGGCATCCGGCTGCGAACGATCCGAGTCGTCATTGTCCAGATTCTGGTTTTCCAGATGCTCCTCCTCAGTCTGCGGCatctgctgcagctcctccttcGACTTGAAGTCAAGCTGCCTGATGTACAATGGCATCGCCAAGCCCAAGATGACCTGGATGCAGCACACAACACCCATTTGTAAGGCAAGCACAAAATCAGAGGTCGAGTGATTATAAGTCATACCTTGAAGTTGGTATTCTTGCGGGTTCGCAGTCCACCCATCCACAGATCCGCCAGGATCACCTGACTACAGGGATGAGCGAGAAGGGCACGATGGTTGGCCGCCACAGCCAGCGAAAGGCAGCTCTGATTTGACCAGGAGTGCAGCTCGCAGGTCAGCAGTCTTTGCGCCTTTTCCGCATCCTGTCGGTAACTGAAGTCCAGCAGCTTGTTGCCTAgcatagaaaataataa is part of the Drosophila yakuba strain Tai18E2 chromosome 2R, Prin_Dyak_Tai18E2_2.1, whole genome shotgun sequence genome and encodes:
- the LOC6530503 gene encoding transient receptor potential cation channel trpm isoform X13: MVVTDSPLALHKYVRRISKDFSTVRRYSNTPAVVVGSVRASTSAFIAAETAAHLPTCGTPTSRTPVSTPRGIRRRQRMRKRSSVSSTLSKVLILNVRDLLKAHAGSEPLKEHQPRSWIETNFQKRECIKFIPCPKDDTKCCCGQAQITHQTIPGIESGSPGDLWLPTKHTRPQPTDAYGTIEFQGGAHPTKAQYVRLSFDTRPELLVQLFTKEWNLELPKLLITVQGGKANFDLQAKLKKEIRKGLLKAAKTTGAWIFTGGTNTGVTKQVGDALLLEGQQRTGRVVSIGIAPWGIVERNHELLGHNREVPCHSISSPRSKLAVLNNRHAYFLLVDNGTQAKYGAELILRRKLEKFISNLKLHPSKNHWLKTNVTHSSTPVVCLVIEGGTNTIRAVLEYVTDSPPVPVVVCDGSGRAADLLAFVHKYASDGEEQPVLESMRDYLIGTIQKTFEVGLDQSEKLYQELLQCTRNKNLITVFRIQEKPEGEAQELDQTILTALFKSQHLSPPEQLSLALTWNRVDIARSEIFVYGQEWPNGALDEAMMQALEHDRIDFVKLLLENGVSMKKFLTIPRLEELYNTKHGPANTLGYILRDVRPHIPKGYIYTLHDIGLVINKLMGGAYRSYYTRRKFRPIYAKVMNSYANACRKSSTYQYQRYAGANSLSLVTGLLPFTSEMALFEFPFNELLIWAVLTKRQQMALLMWTHGEEALAKSLVSCKLYKAMAHEAAEDDLDTEIYEELRSYAKEFESKGNKLLDFSYRQDAEKAQRLLTCELHSWSNQSCLSLAVAANHRALLAHPCSQVILADLWMGGLRTRKNTNFKVILGLAMPLYIRQLDFKSKEELQQMPQTEEEHLENQNLDNDDSDRSQPDAESALLKAKRSISLRYSMGAGANNRDKALLADSYSVRDTKVHENGKVNLTAGAEEQPSKVSLTDSDPAQFREFFNLSEYNEVKQHQPLRLKKKFYEFYTAPITKFWADSIAYMFFLIMFSFTVLVKMENMPRWQEWYSIAYITTLGFEKVREIISSEPVAITHKFSVWAWNMWNPCDGAAIILFVIGLAFRFRPNTMDIGRVIYCVDSIYWYLRILNILGVNKYLGPLVTMMGKMVKNMIYFVVLLAVVLMSFGVSRQAILFPDKQPTWSLIKEVIFQPYFMLYGEVFAGDIDPPCGEDPSQPGCVTGHWVTPITMSMYLLIANILLINLLIAVFNNIFNEVNSVSHQVWMFQRFTVVMEYQQKPVLPPPFIALCHFYSLLKYCVRKAKGLEVQRDNGLKLFLEKDDLERLYDFEEECVEGFFHEQEIILNQSTDERVKNTTERVETMSQKIEDINQKENIQTATVQNIEFRLRKMEESSEQILSHLAVIHRFMSTHTAGADDLRGSTINIPGEMQRMRTISISDTEGGGVGGGGNGAGGGSGGGGGGGGGAIVPLGLGAGLNLNSLQVTTRRRFNRSLTEVRPDAYIFDEGTHFEVVPLPEEPDEVVKSREALNEQVVRKASMQSEVDSDIYIPVSQRPSTCETVKRTPYVTVRQDTDASTESKDTLTPMGNNDDDQTLVGGDNSDDATPDINFEAARHRALRQRTVSLCRRNSETYSLTGADINRSHISLNQLASLSRRQMSLTQSEPDSDKDTPVGQGSAHPGKSVLHAKPSRNILLKLHSEYTSITDELESVCHMIASPTVSLPSNKASLDRPKTEMSRAEAAALLEKKHLKECEENDYMILEGLIESRGSIDASAQGFEIGVSIDYSHRYPLRRETAVELSPSKPSVDGDLMGGGGGGGAGGGDSSDTSGAGSCGAMAGISSGFQLKNERPWQRNSSMEQQTYPSPLVPTRATSDFLNPPYEGRLFKKSSESLQKNSSTETDYSAHPYRFIKQSSNETNTSLTGSYNVDTPSLTAEPSLDAGDSHSATGISISVGAVGGTATARYQPIRTASVGAADGRRLREESSSSLDLSSSGPVTMQAAPAPPVRPMLLKKQFSVDQGKPSQPSAEAVPQTPEAAQAGQAKLISTLKPQPFASKLGMNVLKESSSSTDESVGSSAKSSNPALSIPQISTHLVQDEIAKLSSNIKSSTESEKDPPFNETMC